The Abyssibacter profundi region CAGGGCCTCGAACATGCCGGCCAGGCCCTGTCCCGGCTGGCCGATCAGGCGGTCCGCTTCAAGTTTGACCTCATCGAAAAACACCAGGTACTGACGCTCCGGCCAGCCGACGTCGATATTCAGGGGCTGCAGTTCCACGCCGGGCGCGTCGGTATCCACCACGAACAGTGACATGCCCTCGGTGCGGCGCTCGACCTCGCCCGCCTTTTGCGTGCGGGCGACCACCAGCATGCGGTCGGCGTCCGCCGCGCCGGAGATAAACACCTTGCGGCCGGTCAGCCGGTAGCCGTCCCCATCCTGTGCCGCCAGCGAGGACATCGCGAAACTGTTGGTGCCGGCATCCGGCTCGGTAATGGCGAAGCACAGTTTTTCCGCGCCGCTGATGGTCGGTTTGACGAAGCGCTCGATCTGCGAGGGCGTGCCCTGGCGGATGATCGGCACGCGCGCGAAGCCGGTCAGGAGCAGCATGGGCAGCACCAGTCCGGCCTCGGCCAGGGTTTCCATCAGCGCAACGAGTTCCACCTGGCCACCGCCGCTGCCGCCCAGTTCGTCGGGGATGGTGATGCCAAGCAGGCCGTATTCGCCCAGCGCTTCCCAGGCTTCCTGCGGGAAGCGGTGGTTATCGATGCACTCGCGCATGTATGCCCGGCTAAAGCCCTCGCTCACGCTGCGGGTGGCCTCGCGGACGTCACGCATGCGCTCGGC contains the following coding sequences:
- a CDS encoding acyl-CoA dehydrogenase family protein: MSAAAEIEFAQASVAERMRDVREATRSVSEGFSRAYMRECIDNHRFPQEAWEALGEYGLLGITIPDELGGSGGGQVELVALMETLAEAGLVLPMLLLTGFARVPIIRQGTPSQIERFVKPTISGAEKLCFAITEPDAGTNSFAMSSLAAQDGDGYRLTGRKVFISGAADADRMLVVARTQKAGEVERRTEGMSLFVVDTDAPGVELQPLNIDVGWPERQYLVFFDEVKLEADRLIGQPGQGLAGMFEALNSERLLVTAMSVGLGNYALKKAVAYANERKPFGVPIGSYQALQHRLAEAKAELEAARLMMIQAAATFDAGGNAGAHANMAKLLGSRAAVKAVEAALQTHGGYGFDRDYDIITLWPSARLMEIAPINNEMLLNYIGEHVLGLPKSY